A part of Micromonospora chersina genomic DNA contains:
- a CDS encoding NAD-dependent epimerase/dehydratase family protein, which yields MRLLMLGGTGFVGGAVVNEAVRRGWSVTVFNRGLHGTAPEGVHRLRGDRTAPDGLAALAGGEWDLVVDTWDGAPRAVRDAARALTGAVPHYVYVSSGSVYAPPVGLGTDEDAPVFAAGADAGDGDYPHNKAGGERAAVEVFGDRALLVRAGLILGPGEDIGRLPWWLHRIARGGEALAPGPRDLPVQYVDARDLAIWLLDRGIEGVGGAYNVVSRTGHTTMGELLDAAVAATGATATLRWTDPDALLAAGVEPWNDLPIWIPRGHEYRWLQERDVERAHAAGLTCRPVAETVADTWRWLREVGRVPARAGRPARAPVGLAPDREAALLAALPA from the coding sequence ATGAGATTGCTGATGCTGGGTGGTACGGGGTTCGTCGGCGGGGCCGTCGTGAACGAGGCGGTACGGCGGGGCTGGTCCGTGACGGTGTTCAACCGGGGGCTGCACGGCACGGCACCGGAGGGCGTACACCGGTTGCGGGGTGACCGGACCGCGCCGGACGGGTTGGCGGCCCTCGCGGGCGGCGAGTGGGACCTCGTCGTCGACACCTGGGACGGCGCGCCCCGGGCGGTCCGGGACGCGGCGCGTGCCCTGACCGGGGCGGTGCCGCACTACGTCTACGTGTCCAGCGGCTCGGTCTACGCGCCCCCGGTCGGCCTGGGCACCGACGAGGACGCGCCGGTCTTCGCGGCCGGGGCGGACGCGGGCGACGGGGACTACCCGCACAACAAGGCGGGCGGGGAGCGGGCCGCCGTGGAGGTGTTCGGCGACCGGGCGCTGCTGGTGCGGGCCGGGCTGATCCTCGGGCCGGGCGAGGACATCGGGCGGCTGCCCTGGTGGCTGCACCGGATCGCCCGGGGCGGGGAGGCCCTGGCCCCCGGCCCGCGCGACCTGCCGGTGCAGTACGTCGACGCGCGGGACCTGGCGATCTGGCTGCTCGACCGGGGGATCGAGGGCGTCGGCGGGGCGTACAACGTGGTCAGCCGGACCGGGCACACGACGATGGGTGAGCTGCTCGACGCGGCCGTGGCGGCGACCGGCGCGACGGCCACGCTGAGGTGGACGGACCCGGACGCGCTCCTGGCGGCCGGCGTCGAGCCGTGGAACGACCTGCCGATCTGGATCCCGCGCGGGCACGAGTACCGCTGGTTGCAGGAGCGGGACGTCGAGCGCGCCCACGCGGCGGGCCTCACCTGCCGGCCGGTGGCCGAGACGGTCGCGGACACCTGGCGCTGGCTGCGCGAGGTCGGGCGGGTGCCGGCCCGGGCGGGACGCCCGGCGCGGGCGCCGGTCGGCCTGGCCCCGGACCGCGAGGCCGCCCTCCTGGCCGCCCTACCAGCCTGA